One window of the Macaca thibetana thibetana isolate TM-01 chromosome 1, ASM2454274v1, whole genome shotgun sequence genome contains the following:
- the TEX38 gene encoding testis-expressed protein 38 isoform X1, giving the protein MDSQQEDLRFPGMWVSLYFGFLGLCSVITGGCIIFLHWRKNLRREERAQQWVEVMRAATFTYSPLLYWINKRRRYGMNAAINTGPPPAVTKTETEVQNPDVLWELDIPEGRSYADQVSNPKAEDPAPLQPALQGAPQQPQASSPFPLPIFQEVPFAPPLCNLPPLLNHSVSYPSATCPERNVLFHSLPNLAHEDHSFNAKPFASEL; this is encoded by the exons ATGGATTCCCAACAGGAGGACCTGCGCTTCCCTGGCA TGTGGGTCTCATTGTACTTTGGATTCCTGGGGCTGTGTTCTGTGATAACTGGAGGGTGCATTATCTTTCTGCACTGGAGGAAGAACTTGAGGCGGGAAGAGCGTGCCCAGCAGTGGGTGGAGGTGATGAGAGCTGCCACGTTCACCTACAGCCCACTGTTGTACTGGATTAATAAGCGACGGCGCTACGGCATGAATGCAGCCATCAACACGGGCCCTCCCCCTGCTGTCACCAAGACTGAGACTGAGGTCCAGAATCCAGATGTTCTGTGGGAGTTGGACATCCCCGAAGGCAGGAGCTATGCTGACCAAGTCAGTAACCCCAAGGCGGAAGACCCCGCTCCCCTGCAACCTGCACTGCAGGGGGCTCCACAGCAGCCCCAGGCCAGCTCCCCATTTCCACTTCCCATCTTTCAGGAGGTGCCCTTTGCCCCACCCTTGTGCAACCTACCCCCGCTGCTGAACCACTCTGTCTCCTATCCTTCAGCCACCTGTCCTGAAAGGAATGTTCTCTTCCATTCCCTCCCGAATCTGGCCCACGAAGACCACAGCTTCAATGCCAAGCCTTTCGCTTCAGAATTGTAG
- the TEX38 gene encoding testis-expressed protein 38 isoform X2 has protein sequence MLLMKRRKAVVWVSLYFGFLGLCSVITGGCIIFLHWRKNLRREERAQQWVEVMRAATFTYSPLLYWINKRRRYGMNAAINTGPPPAVTKTETEVQNPDVLWELDIPEGRSYADQVSNPKAEDPAPLQPALQGAPQQPQASSPFPLPIFQEVPFAPPLCNLPPLLNHSVSYPSATCPERNVLFHSLPNLAHEDHSFNAKPFASEL, from the coding sequence TGTGGGTCTCATTGTACTTTGGATTCCTGGGGCTGTGTTCTGTGATAACTGGAGGGTGCATTATCTTTCTGCACTGGAGGAAGAACTTGAGGCGGGAAGAGCGTGCCCAGCAGTGGGTGGAGGTGATGAGAGCTGCCACGTTCACCTACAGCCCACTGTTGTACTGGATTAATAAGCGACGGCGCTACGGCATGAATGCAGCCATCAACACGGGCCCTCCCCCTGCTGTCACCAAGACTGAGACTGAGGTCCAGAATCCAGATGTTCTGTGGGAGTTGGACATCCCCGAAGGCAGGAGCTATGCTGACCAAGTCAGTAACCCCAAGGCGGAAGACCCCGCTCCCCTGCAACCTGCACTGCAGGGGGCTCCACAGCAGCCCCAGGCCAGCTCCCCATTTCCACTTCCCATCTTTCAGGAGGTGCCCTTTGCCCCACCCTTGTGCAACCTACCCCCGCTGCTGAACCACTCTGTCTCCTATCCTTCAGCCACCTGTCCTGAAAGGAATGTTCTCTTCCATTCCCTCCCGAATCTGGCCCACGAAGACCACAGCTTCAATGCCAAGCCTTTCGCTTCAGAATTGTAG
- the TEX38 gene encoding testis-expressed protein 38 isoform X3, with protein sequence MNAAINTGPPPAVTKTETEVQNPDVLWELDIPEGRSYADQVSNPKAEDPAPLQPALQGAPQQPQASSPFPLPIFQEVPFAPPLCNLPPLLNHSVSYPSATCPERNVLFHSLPNLAHEDHSFNAKPFASEL encoded by the coding sequence ATGAATGCAGCCATCAACACGGGCCCTCCCCCTGCTGTCACCAAGACTGAGACTGAGGTCCAGAATCCAGATGTTCTGTGGGAGTTGGACATCCCCGAAGGCAGGAGCTATGCTGACCAAGTCAGTAACCCCAAGGCGGAAGACCCCGCTCCCCTGCAACCTGCACTGCAGGGGGCTCCACAGCAGCCCCAGGCCAGCTCCCCATTTCCACTTCCCATCTTTCAGGAGGTGCCCTTTGCCCCACCCTTGTGCAACCTACCCCCGCTGCTGAACCACTCTGTCTCCTATCCTTCAGCCACCTGTCCTGAAAGGAATGTTCTCTTCCATTCCCTCCCGAATCTGGCCCACGAAGACCACAGCTTCAATGCCAAGCCTTTCGCTTCAGAATTGTAG